One Lachancea thermotolerans CBS 6340 chromosome F complete sequence DNA window includes the following coding sequences:
- the GCN4 gene encoding amino acid starvation-responsive transcription factor GCN4 (similar to uniprot|P03069 Saccharomyces cerevisiae YEL009C GCN4 Transcriptional activator of amino acid biosynthetic genes in response to amino acid starvation expression is tightly regulated at both the transcriptional and translational levels), with protein MTTTPLPSLFDITSLDMGRAELLQQPHQEASALHFSGPVVGELVFDKFAPRDLAPGPSTGSVKQEHESPLLDFSPAPSAAPVGSGGVTAADAESLVADHFLASSADSTPLFELDAVESDPQGWNSLFDDDIAVSVSDETIAPSVFSGSDAISEGAPEPQEAVAAANPSTVIDANSFLPTPVIEDVKISASCNKKKSPAGAVQKPCKLDHLGVVTYNRKSRAAPLTPVVPESDDPVAMKRAKNTEAARRSRARKLQRMNQLEDKVEELLKRNTELEQEVASLRALLGGQC; from the coding sequence ATGACCACTACACCATTGCCTTCTTTATTCGATATCACGTCCCTGGACATGGGCCGCGCAGAGCTCCTGCAGCAGCCCCACCAGGAGGCCTCCGCACTCCACTTCTCGGGACCCGTCGTCGGCGAGCTTGTGTTCGACAAGTTTGCGCCCCGCGACCTTGCCCCCGGGCCCAGCACTGGCTCTGTGAAGCAGGAGCACGAGTCCCCACTTTTGGACTTCAGCCCCGCGCCCAGCGCCGCGCCTGTTGGCTCTGGTGGCGTCACCGCCGCCGACGCGGAATCCCTGGTTGCCGATCACTTCCTGGCCTCCAGCGCGGACTCCACGCCTCTGTTCGAGCTTGATGCTGTCGAGTCCGACCCACAAGGATGGAACTCGCTCTTCGACGATGACATTGCAGTTTCTGTTTCAGATGAGACCATTGCGCCCTCTGTGTTTTCGGGCTCTGACGCGATCTCCGAGGGCGCCCCAGAGCCTCAAGAAGCCGTTGCCGCAGCCAACCCCAGCACTGTCATCGACGCTAACTCGTTCCTACCCACGCCAGTGATCGAAGATGTCAAGATTTCGGCCAGttgcaacaagaagaagtcgcCTGCAGGCGCTGTACAGAAGCCTTGCAAGCTGGACCATCTTGGCGTGGTTACGTACAACCGCAAGTCTCGTGCAGCTCCTTTGACGCCTGTTGTTCCCGAGTCCGACGACCCAGTCGCCATGAAGCGTGCCAAGAACACCGAGGCCGCTAGACGTTCTCGTGCCAGAAAGCTGCAAAGAATGAACCAGCTTGAGGACaaggttgaagaactcCTTAAGAGAAACACAGAACTGGAACAGGAGGTAGCCTCCTTGAGAGCCCTCCTTGGCGGGCAATGCTAA
- the MIT1 gene encoding Mit1p (some similarities with uniprot|P38867 Saccharomyces cerevisiae YHR177W or some similarities with YEL007W uniprot|P40002 Saccharomyces cerevisiae): MNHTLVKVRPTFHGYIDSTTDVLLVLQAVLDGKLAPVERRPYEIERSQLIVSGNVFVFIEELSRIRRWTDGVRWSPSRILGKFLVYRELDKHRRGGPAPLRPNGLIKKALSLHLYDPGSHQRQTFHLISYYSKRDLHAHALSTPSHDPFFEYVRPCSQLVDALENTTIGGASRAATAATTAATAGSQGSSPASSTGTPKSATASVSVPASASVPASATDASCSAGARAPAPPLASLSAPALHAHLPSPLPGGLHPPQSYYYQQPQSASSSQASRTQYPFALPNQRQTLLPPPRLGRPRIQLPPLVNSAIPPPFPVHPSNIQLHALPPYQPMHTQPRAPPNFSDYRPPAFQQQHMHVPLPPHQTSCPPFLGSDLPPVAHITSQFQTDRTTTSPNFHFIS; this comes from the coding sequence ATGAATCACACGCTCGTCAAGGTGCGTCCCACGTTCCATGGCTATATCGATTCTACGACTGacgtgctgctggtgctgcagGCCGTGCTCGACGGCAAGCTAGCGCCCGTGGAGCGCAGGCCATACGAGATCGAGCGCTCGCAGCTCATTGTGTCCGGAAACGTGTTTGTGTTTATCGAGGAACTCTCACGCATCCGCCGCTGGACCGACGGCGTGCGCTGGTCGCCCTCGCGCATACTAGGCAAATTCCTCGTTTACCGGGAGCTGGACAAGCACCGCCGCGGCGGCCCCGCGCCGCTGCGCCCCAACGGGCTCATCAAGAAAGCCTTGTCTCTTCATCTCTACGATCCTGGCAGCCACCAGCGCCAGACCTTCCACCTGATCTCCTACTACTCTAAGCGAGACCTGCACGCACACGCCCTTTCAACGCCATCCCATGACCCGTTCTTCGAGTATGTAAGGCCCTGTTCGCAACTGGTCGACGCTCTCGAGAACACCACCATTGGGGGGGCAAGCCGCGCTGCTACCGCTGCAACCACGGCCGCAACCGCAGGCTCCCAAGGCTCCAGCCCCGCGTCTTCTACGGGGACACCCAAGTCCGCAACTGCATCCGTGTCCGTGCCCGCATCCGCGTCCGTACCCGCATCAGCGACTGacgcttcttgttcagcaGGCGCACGCGCACCGGCACCGCCGTTGGCCTCGCTGTCTGCGCCAGCGCTACACGCACATTTGCCTTCTCCCCTTCCCGGAGGCTTGCATCCTCCCCAATCCTACTACTACCAGCAGCCGCAGTCTGCGTCATCTTCGCAGGCATCTCGTACTCAGTATCCCTTCGCCCTGCCGAACCAGCGTCAAACGCTCCTGCCACCTCCGCGTCTGGGGCGACCTCGCATTCAGCTTCCGCCTTTGGTGAATTCTGCGATCCCTCCACCCTTCCCTGTGCATCCCTCAAACATTCAACTGCATGCCCTGCCTCCTTACCAACCAATGCATACGCAGCCTCGTGCGCCTCCGAACTTTTCAGACTATCGTCCTCCTGCctttcagcagcagcacaTGCACGTCCCACTTCCACCGCATCAGACAAGCTGCCCCCCTTTTCTGGGCTCTGACCTTCCCCCGGTAGCACACATTACCAGCCAGTTCCAAACAGACCGCACTACTACATCACCAAACTTTCACTTCATCTCCTAG